A single window of Paraburkholderia youngii DNA harbors:
- a CDS encoding replication initiation protein: MPNIKPLGPQASELKKHVATVHVSGELSLLERKIVNVLLLNAFDDLLTKKRHTLPVGIFCTMLGFDSKNHDALKRALLKVMSTPISFDLLHDGGKTDWEASPLIAYASIKNGLCSYEYSDWLAGKLANPDIYTLININVQRQFSGGYALALYENCLRFKRTGSTGWIPVETWRRLLGADASMYDEFKHFSAEVIKKAVKEINQVSNIVVSPEYKREARRVVQIRFLVEDNPQKSMYDNEDEEQKSIRESDAFKRLTRLGVGDRLAISWIQQEPDRALQTAIYVEERAKSKQIRGNAGGYARTVFEKAARIEVGPGNGQTESVPTLPAVAEADTSAEERSRRTTARIKSMTLAEKQKFAGEYMAEGGKGNTYQPETGTFKNALERTAYTSWLRAKVADGQ, from the coding sequence ATGCCCAACATCAAGCCGCTTGGTCCCCAGGCTAGCGAACTAAAAAAGCACGTCGCCACCGTTCACGTAAGCGGCGAACTGTCGTTGCTTGAGCGAAAGATTGTGAACGTCCTGCTACTTAACGCATTCGACGATCTGCTAACGAAGAAGCGCCATACGTTGCCTGTTGGCATCTTTTGCACCATGCTAGGTTTCGACAGCAAGAACCACGACGCGTTGAAGCGTGCTTTGTTGAAGGTCATGTCGACACCTATCTCTTTCGATCTTCTTCATGACGGTGGTAAAACTGACTGGGAAGCCTCGCCACTCATTGCATACGCCAGCATCAAGAATGGCCTCTGTTCGTATGAATACAGCGACTGGCTCGCCGGGAAGCTCGCGAATCCTGACATTTACACCCTGATCAACATCAATGTTCAGCGGCAGTTTAGCGGGGGCTACGCGCTTGCCCTATACGAGAACTGTCTCCGATTCAAACGAACGGGATCGACGGGTTGGATCCCCGTCGAAACATGGCGTCGCCTACTTGGCGCCGATGCGAGCATGTACGACGAGTTCAAGCATTTCTCGGCCGAAGTGATCAAAAAGGCTGTTAAAGAGATCAATCAGGTGTCAAACATCGTCGTGTCTCCCGAGTACAAGCGAGAGGCAAGACGTGTCGTCCAGATACGCTTCCTGGTCGAGGACAATCCTCAGAAGTCGATGTACGACAACGAGGATGAAGAGCAGAAATCTATTCGGGAATCCGACGCATTTAAGCGACTTACTCGCCTTGGAGTCGGAGACAGACTCGCTATAAGCTGGATTCAACAGGAGCCAGATCGCGCGTTGCAGACAGCCATTTACGTCGAGGAGAGGGCTAAAAGCAAGCAGATCCGTGGAAACGCTGGAGGTTATGCAAGGACCGTATTCGAGAAGGCCGCTCGCATCGAAGTGGGGCCCGGCAATGGGCAGACCGAATCGGTTCCAACACTTCCCGCGGTAGCAGAAGCGGATACTTCTGCCGAAGAGCGTTCGCGCCGAACGACCGCAAGAATTAAGTCGATGACGCTAGCCGAGAAGCAAAAGTTCGCTGGCGAATATATGGCGGAAGGCGGTAAGGGAAACACATATCAGCCGGAAACTGGAACATTCAAGAACGCATTGGAGCGAACGGCTTATACCTCGTGGCTACGTGCAAAGGTCGCGGATGGTCAATGA
- a CDS encoding ParA family protein encodes MNTAVRRAEKPQMSIKLKHAPKPMPLSAIKAIADNASGMLVDVRESMLAPHPRKNPPVFTTAQVGDLCRIDRQRMHYLSRTEADLPQGTLRHSRSREFTLTETRVWIDRIGPYSKRPAGVKGKKIAIGNFKGGVSKTTTAMTLAQGLSLFGRRVLLVDLDPQASLSALHGILADSEVSDEQTVLPLIYGDEEDLQYAVQSTYWDGVDLVPASAALFGAEFFLPFKQSKDQSFQFWNVLNKGLEPLLSDYDVVIIDTPPALSYLTINAFMAADGLIVPTPPSALDYASSTQFWNLFSDLSESMQQVAPELVKSFDFIHVLLAKVDQSQAATPIVRDWINKTYEGLVLPIEIPTTAVTQTAAAEFGTVYDISRYQGSLKTYQRAREAYDRFAEIVDQQLVALWLADQEAE; translated from the coding sequence ATGAATACAGCAGTCCGGCGTGCTGAAAAGCCGCAAATGTCCATAAAGCTGAAGCACGCGCCTAAGCCTATGCCACTTAGCGCGATCAAGGCCATTGCGGATAACGCCAGTGGAATGCTCGTAGATGTACGCGAGAGCATGCTTGCCCCTCATCCGCGCAAAAACCCCCCGGTATTCACAACCGCGCAGGTCGGCGACTTGTGCCGAATCGACCGTCAGCGAATGCACTATTTGTCTCGGACCGAGGCTGACCTGCCACAAGGTACGCTCCGTCATAGTCGCAGCAGAGAATTTACGCTTACTGAGACGCGGGTATGGATCGATCGGATAGGGCCGTATTCGAAGCGACCTGCTGGCGTGAAGGGAAAAAAGATCGCGATCGGCAATTTTAAGGGGGGAGTCAGCAAAACGACTACTGCGATGACGCTAGCGCAGGGTCTCTCATTGTTCGGCCGCAGGGTTCTTCTGGTCGACCTTGATCCGCAGGCGTCACTTTCTGCGCTTCATGGAATCCTTGCGGACAGCGAGGTCTCTGATGAGCAAACTGTTCTTCCGTTGATTTACGGAGATGAGGAGGATCTTCAGTACGCTGTACAGTCGACGTATTGGGACGGGGTGGACCTTGTCCCTGCGAGTGCGGCGTTGTTCGGTGCAGAGTTTTTTCTGCCATTTAAGCAGTCGAAGGACCAGTCGTTTCAGTTCTGGAATGTTCTGAACAAGGGACTCGAACCGCTATTGAGCGACTATGACGTTGTCATTATCGATACGCCCCCTGCCCTCTCCTATTTGACGATCAATGCCTTCATGGCGGCGGACGGACTTATAGTGCCGACACCACCGAGCGCGCTCGACTATGCGTCGTCGACCCAATTCTGGAATCTCTTTTCAGACCTTTCTGAGAGCATGCAACAGGTTGCGCCTGAACTTGTTAAGAGCTTCGACTTCATTCACGTGCTACTAGCCAAAGTCGACCAGAGCCAGGCTGCAACTCCGATTGTTCGCGACTGGATCAATAAGACCTACGAAGGTCTCGTTCTCCCGATAGAAATTCCCACGACAGCCGTTACCCAAACAGCTGCTGCGGAATTTGGCACGGTGTACGACATCTCTCGTTACCAAGGAAGCTTGAAAACCTATCAACGCGCACGAGAGGCATACGATCGATTTGCAGAGATCGTCGACCAGCAGCTCGTCGCACTTTGGCTCGCAGATCAGGAGGCCGAATGA
- a CDS encoding ParB/RepB/Spo0J family partition protein, with product MSIKDRLAAKAATIGTSPRPQKGNEDTPGRPKTAPGQLMASLPLLAEKEKELQAAIKRIEELESSTSTHSEEVEISSLVEVPGRRRVLSQQEYGELRANLEANPLIHPIVYRPLGDGRNEIISGNNRVAIYRDDLNRTKIRGVPFTGTDMEVELGAAFSNLLAPSLPDFEKYRQFQRIQENLGLTQADIIRASGLAQSHVARILSFDNLPAPAKEIIALKPHRLGGTAAAKLAALAQQGHEEGVTRAIAALIDSDEMTQERALTIATPARPKTPRPSAKSINFGKRKFCDVTVRSGVIGLRFSGKDSEAKAEEWGDRIANFIRRELESEGDASSNLDIQ from the coding sequence ATGAGCATCAAAGACCGTCTTGCCGCAAAGGCAGCAACGATTGGAACGTCGCCGCGTCCGCAAAAAGGCAATGAGGATACGCCGGGCAGGCCCAAAACTGCTCCCGGCCAGTTGATGGCGTCCCTGCCCTTGCTTGCTGAGAAGGAAAAGGAGCTCCAAGCCGCGATCAAGCGCATCGAGGAACTAGAATCCTCTACGAGTACACATTCGGAGGAAGTGGAGATTTCGAGCCTTGTCGAGGTGCCGGGGCGTCGGCGAGTTCTGTCGCAACAGGAATACGGCGAACTGCGGGCAAACCTTGAAGCAAACCCACTTATCCACCCGATTGTCTATCGACCCCTAGGTGATGGGCGTAACGAAATCATTTCCGGTAACAATCGGGTCGCGATTTACCGAGACGATCTAAACCGCACAAAAATTCGTGGGGTACCCTTTACGGGCACCGACATGGAAGTTGAGCTCGGAGCAGCGTTCTCGAATCTGCTTGCTCCGTCACTGCCGGACTTCGAAAAATATCGGCAGTTTCAGCGCATTCAGGAGAACCTAGGGCTCACGCAGGCAGACATCATTCGGGCCTCTGGTTTGGCACAAAGCCATGTTGCACGGATTCTGTCATTCGACAATCTTCCCGCACCGGCAAAGGAGATCATTGCGCTCAAGCCACATCGACTCGGTGGCACTGCTGCGGCTAAGCTCGCTGCATTGGCTCAACAGGGGCATGAGGAAGGAGTGACTCGTGCAATAGCGGCGCTGATAGATTCTGACGAGATGACGCAGGAGAGGGCGCTAACGATCGCGACACCGGCACGTCCCAAGACTCCGCGGCCGAGCGCCAAGTCGATTAACTTTGGGAAGAGGAAGTTCTGTGACGTAACGGTACGAAGCGGTGTGATTGGGCTGCGCTTTTCAGGAAAGGACAGTGAGGCAAAGGCCGAAGAGTGGGGCGATCGCATCGCGAACTTCATCCGTCGCGAACTTGAATCAGAAGGTGATGCGTCATCCAACTTGGATATTCAATAA
- the istB gene encoding IS21-like element helper ATPase IstB: MNTAATYDAARLGLMLNELRLPTIGRLWPEFAQRSDKEGWQATRLLGALLEHELAERVKRRIERHRIESHLDPTKTLDTFNFSMVPMVSKAHVMALASGDSWLEKGATILLFGPPGGGKTHLGSAIGHALIDAGYRVLFTRTSEFVQKLQVARQSLQLPSMLAKLDHFDLIILDDLSYVRKDQAETSVLFELIAERYERRSLLITANQPFSGWNDVFPDPAMTVAAIDRLVHHSTIFELNVESYRRRKRHRQQGCTAASTTGSRATRSDNYGLLNSDNYPH, translated from the coding sequence ATGAACACCGCTGCTACCTACGATGCCGCCCGTCTGGGGTTGATGCTCAATGAACTGCGGCTGCCGACCATCGGCCGGCTGTGGCCTGAATTTGCCCAGCGTTCCGACAAGGAAGGCTGGCAGGCCACGCGGCTACTTGGTGCACTGCTCGAACACGAACTCGCCGAGCGCGTGAAACGGCGCATTGAGCGGCACCGCATCGAATCGCATCTGGATCCGACCAAGACGCTCGATACCTTCAACTTCAGCATGGTGCCGATGGTCTCGAAGGCGCACGTCATGGCGCTGGCCAGCGGCGATTCGTGGCTGGAGAAAGGGGCCACGATCCTGTTGTTCGGGCCGCCCGGCGGCGGCAAGACACATCTGGGTTCGGCCATCGGCCACGCTCTGATCGACGCCGGTTACCGGGTGCTGTTCACGCGCACCAGCGAATTCGTGCAGAAGCTACAGGTTGCACGCCAGAGCCTGCAGTTGCCGTCGATGCTCGCGAAGCTCGACCATTTCGATCTGATCATCCTCGACGACCTCTCATACGTCCGTAAGGATCAGGCCGAAACCAGCGTGCTGTTCGAACTGATCGCCGAGAGATATGAGCGACGCAGCCTTCTGATCACAGCCAACCAGCCGTTCTCCGGCTGGAATGATGTCTTCCCCGACCCGGCCATGACAGTGGCCGCCATCGATCGCCTGGTCCATCACTCGACGATCTTCGAACTGAACGTCGAGAGCTATCGGCGTCGGAAACGCCACCGACAACAAGGCTGCACGGCGGCGTCAACTACCGGATCCCGAGCCACAAGGAGCGACAACTATGGCCTCTTGAACAGCGACAATTACCCCCACTGA
- a CDS encoding PDDEXK nuclease domain-containing protein, producing the protein MNDVILPEGAYSDTLADVVELLEEGRRTAARSINALMTATYWLVGRRIVESEQGGQGRAAYGQALLNRLSADLTRQFGRGFGADNLELMRLFYQSYPPGQISESAIRKSRTQAAKATSESPVRIFSLQQLAERFPLSWTHYVRLMRRTRSPEERAFYETEALRGGWSVRQLERQMGTQFYTRTLLSKDKRAMLEKGAVAKPNDTVTPEQAIKDPYVLEFLDLKDEYSESDLEEALIHRLEDFLLELGGDFTFVGRQRRLRIGDSWFRVDLLFFHRRLRCLVIIDLKLTELNHADVGQMHMYCNYAKEHWTLPDENPPVGLILCARTNAAIARYALDGLPNKVLAAEYHTVLPDEQLLADELAKTRREWEAQHPILSDSGRSQD; encoded by the coding sequence ATGAATGACGTAATACTGCCCGAAGGCGCCTACAGCGACACGCTCGCTGACGTGGTCGAGCTGTTGGAGGAGGGGCGCCGGACCGCGGCGCGGAGTATCAATGCGCTGATGACGGCGACATATTGGCTGGTCGGGCGTCGGATCGTTGAATCTGAGCAGGGCGGGCAGGGGCGTGCGGCTTACGGGCAGGCGCTCCTGAATCGACTGTCCGCAGATCTGACGAGGCAGTTCGGTCGGGGTTTCGGTGCAGACAATCTGGAATTGATGCGCCTGTTCTACCAGAGCTATCCGCCGGGTCAGATTTCCGAATCAGCGATTCGGAAATCCAGGACGCAGGCGGCCAAGGCAACATCCGAATCACCGGTTCGGATTTTCTCGCTTCAACAGTTGGCTGAGCGCTTCCCGTTATCCTGGACGCATTATGTGCGGCTGATGCGACGGACACGTTCACCCGAAGAGCGGGCGTTCTACGAAACGGAAGCATTACGAGGCGGCTGGAGCGTGCGACAGCTCGAACGCCAGATGGGCACTCAGTTCTACACCCGGACATTGCTGTCCAAAGACAAGCGTGCGATGCTCGAAAAGGGTGCCGTTGCTAAACCCAACGACACCGTGACGCCCGAACAAGCAATTAAGGATCCCTATGTACTAGAGTTCCTGGACCTGAAGGACGAGTACTCCGAAAGCGACCTTGAAGAGGCGCTAATTCATCGGCTTGAGGACTTCCTGCTTGAGCTGGGCGGCGACTTCACATTCGTCGGGCGGCAGCGGAGGTTACGTATCGGCGACAGCTGGTTTCGCGTGGATCTGCTCTTCTTTCACCGAAGGCTGCGATGTCTGGTGATCATCGATCTCAAGCTGACCGAGCTGAATCATGCTGACGTCGGCCAGATGCATATGTACTGCAATTACGCCAAGGAACACTGGACTTTACCCGATGAAAATCCGCCGGTTGGTCTGATCCTTTGCGCGAGAACTAACGCGGCAATCGCGCGCTATGCGCTTGACGGCCTGCCAAACAAGGTGCTTGCCGCGGAGTATCACACCGTGCTTCCAGACGAACAATTACTTGCTGACGAACTGGCAAAGACCCGTCGCGAATGGGAGGCGCAGCATCCCATTCTATCGGACAGTGGTCGCTCGCAAGACTAA
- a CDS encoding SMP-30/gluconolactonase/LRE family protein, with amino-acid sequence MSIAIEAHALQRIGADLVRPESVVLGRDRRLFCSNGTGGISCIGPDGTVSKWGHQDGLVPNGIAALQNDEFLIANVGVEGGVWHLDSERQVRRLAIQVDGRPLREVNFVYVDDLGRVWLSISSSGAPDPVFRLCANEGFIVLGDRTGFRIVARGLGWSNEIRVSPSGEHLFVNETFGRRLLRFDVAADGSLSHRQVLATFGIGDYPDGMALDADGGVWVVSIISNRLYRVAAGRSELMFEDCDPGTVNGLEEVLKGRGLKRSDLHGLRTGKYVSNISSIAFDGEDGHIAYLGSLGDTCLWRFESPVKGSPLHPARELRISLP; translated from the coding sequence ATGTCAATCGCCATCGAAGCGCATGCCCTGCAGCGGATCGGTGCCGACCTTGTGCGTCCCGAGTCCGTTGTACTCGGCCGAGATCGCCGTCTCTTCTGCTCCAACGGAACCGGTGGCATTTCATGTATCGGGCCGGACGGCACGGTATCAAAGTGGGGGCATCAAGACGGCCTGGTACCCAACGGTATTGCCGCGTTGCAAAATGACGAATTTCTAATTGCAAATGTCGGCGTTGAAGGTGGTGTCTGGCACCTGGACTCGGAGAGGCAGGTTCGCCGCCTTGCGATACAAGTCGACGGGCGTCCACTGCGAGAAGTCAATTTCGTCTATGTCGATGACCTAGGCCGGGTGTGGCTCTCGATCAGTAGTTCAGGCGCGCCGGATCCAGTATTTCGTCTTTGCGCCAACGAAGGATTTATCGTTCTGGGTGACAGGACAGGCTTCCGGATTGTCGCTCGCGGACTGGGTTGGTCGAATGAGATTAGAGTTTCGCCGTCGGGCGAACACCTGTTCGTGAACGAAACGTTCGGCCGCCGACTTCTGCGGTTCGACGTAGCAGCAGACGGATCGCTGTCCCATCGCCAGGTACTGGCGACTTTCGGAATTGGTGACTATCCCGACGGAATGGCACTCGATGCGGACGGTGGCGTTTGGGTTGTCAGCATCATCTCCAACCGTCTGTACCGTGTCGCTGCGGGGCGCAGCGAACTAATGTTCGAGGATTGTGACCCGGGAACAGTGAATGGACTCGAGGAAGTCCTGAAAGGTCGAGGTCTGAAGCGATCCGACTTGCACGGGCTCCGAACCGGAAAATATGTGAGCAACATTTCCAGCATCGCATTTGACGGAGAGGACGGCCACATTGCATACCTTGGTTCTCTCGGGGACACATGCCTGTGGCGTTTCGAATCGCCAGTCAAAGGTAGTCCCTTGCACCCTGCCAGAGAGCTGCGGATTTCCCTGCCATAA
- a CDS encoding SDR family oxidoreductase codes for MDLGLSGKAALVTGASKGIGAAVAIALAREGADVLAVARSSANLEAPGPANSAVRAGRIFSFQADLTEAAAFDAVHGEMLRLFGRIDILSNNAGSTKPGDFLALSDEAWEQGFALKFHSARRLARTCGPTLRAAKGCIVNTIGIMSRTAVIDYAMGGAVNTSLYHLTKALADLGVREGVRVNAVNPGRIATDRREQSLAKIIDARGISRADAEKELLDSCGIARFGTTEEVASAVCFLASERAGFINGAILDVDGGQTRGL; via the coding sequence ATGGATCTGGGATTGTCGGGAAAAGCGGCACTCGTAACGGGTGCCAGCAAAGGGATTGGCGCTGCAGTTGCCATCGCGCTCGCACGCGAGGGCGCAGATGTGCTCGCCGTTGCACGAAGCAGCGCAAATTTGGAGGCGCCGGGCCCTGCGAATTCGGCAGTACGTGCCGGCAGAATTTTTAGCTTCCAGGCAGATTTGACTGAAGCAGCCGCGTTTGATGCCGTGCATGGCGAGATGCTGCGCTTGTTCGGGCGAATTGATATTTTGTCCAATAACGCCGGAAGCACGAAGCCGGGGGACTTTCTTGCTCTGAGCGATGAAGCGTGGGAGCAGGGATTTGCGCTTAAGTTCCACAGTGCCCGGCGCCTCGCGCGGACTTGCGGGCCGACTTTACGCGCGGCGAAGGGCTGCATCGTCAACACCATAGGCATCATGTCGCGCACCGCCGTTATCGACTATGCGATGGGCGGCGCAGTCAATACCTCTCTCTACCATCTTACGAAAGCGTTGGCAGATCTTGGCGTGCGCGAAGGTGTCCGCGTCAATGCAGTCAACCCTGGCCGAATTGCTACCGACCGCCGTGAGCAGTCCCTCGCAAAGATCATCGATGCGCGAGGAATCAGTCGCGCAGACGCCGAGAAGGAGTTGCTCGATAGTTGTGGAATTGCGCGCTTCGGCACAACAGAAGAAGTGGCCTCGGCAGTATGTTTCCTCGCATCAGAGCGCGCGGGTTTCATCAATGGAGCAATCCTCGATGTTGACGGCGGCCAAACAAGGGGCCTGTGA
- a CDS encoding IS110 family transposase translates to MARRVEPRRRERRRGAAAAVLGPAGRVAVERARVHAPDRTDHARNAEPLGRESIRERGRRAERRLFAARRRPVHRAVPRDASLRRDHRAAAEHAAQHPSAHDDVPLLRRGIRPRGARKHDLRGARRRAPHTREHRAAAAALRVRRRAHAARRCRSGVIIRRDHGRRGHLRRAAEDVAAPDGRGQGQRGVPQRVRRPRGTERILLYEFGAAVHRGSHNLDDAARALTDLADTLPAMVIDTLREQLQRIRALTGEIRSIERRLSTWKRANEAATRLAAIPGVGLLTATAAIATIGDANTFRSGREFAAFIGLVPRQSGTGGRVKLLGISKRGDVYLRTLLIHGARSVLAHRKHLSDSLQRLIMRRPFNVAVVALANKMARTIWALLARERTYQPGYVAHAT, encoded by the coding sequence GTGGCTCGTCGCGTCGAGCCTCGTCGCCGCGAGCGGCGACGAGGCGCAGCGGCTGCCGTGCTCGGACCTGCCGGCCGTGTCGCTGTCGAGCGGGCTCGAGTTCATGCGCCAGACCGAACTGATCACGCGCGAAACGCTGAACCGCTGGGGAGAGAATCCATACGTGAGCGCGGTCGACGCGCTGAACGGCGGCTATTCGCCGCTCGTCGCCGGCCCGTTCATCGAGCAGTACCACGTGACGCGTCGCTTCGTCGAGATCATCGCGCCGCTGCTGAGCATGCGGCTCAGCATCCCTCTGCGCACGATGATGTTCCGCTACTACGGCGAGGAATACGGCCACGAGGCGCTCGAAAGCACGACCTGCGAGGCGCTCGGCGTCGCGCCCCGCATACTCGCGAACATCGTGCCGCTGCCGCTGCACTTCGCGTTCGTCGACGCGCTCACGCTGCTCGCCGATGTCGATCCGGTGTCATCATTCGCCGCGATCATGGTCGTCGAGGGCATCTTCGGCGAGCCGCCGAAGATGTCGCTGCGCCTGATGGCCGCGGTCAAGGACAACGAGGCGTTCCACAGCGTGTCCGGCGACCACGAGGAACTGAACGAATCCTGCTCTATGAATTCGGGGCAGCCGTACATCGTGGGTCGCACAACCTGGATGATGCGGCACGCGCATTGACCGACCTGGCCGACACCTTGCCCGCGATGGTCATCGATACGCTTCGCGAGCAACTGCAACGTATCCGAGCACTCACCGGTGAAATTCGCTCGATCGAGCGCCGGCTATCGACCTGGAAACGGGCAAACGAAGCGGCCACACGACTCGCAGCCATTCCCGGCGTGGGGTTGCTCACCGCCACGGCGGCCATCGCCACCATCGGCGATGCCAATACGTTTCGCTCGGGGCGAGAGTTCGCCGCATTCATCGGGCTCGTGCCACGACAAAGCGGAACAGGAGGCCGCGTAAAGCTGCTGGGCATCAGCAAACGCGGCGACGTGTACTTACGCACCTTGCTGATTCACGGAGCGCGCTCAGTACTCGCGCATCGCAAGCACCTGAGCGACTCGTTGCAACGATTGATCATGCGACGACCATTCAATGTCGCCGTCGTCGCGTTAGCTAACAAGATGGCACGCACGATATGGGCTCTTCTGGCTCGCGAGCGAACGTATCAACCCGGCTACGTGGCGCATGCCACGTAA
- a CDS encoding iron-containing redox enzyme family protein, whose amino-acid sequence MDSSLAAPAMPKFRGIVTSQLTDSDAVLSAGGRQCAFRFAPDEATDVARLIGDLHVGGLTPEELATRSPRIADKIPPLLADFNVLRLLIESDPRRAAVATNGAQLYRDIRRIADRTAARSARSAFLRAPVEQRATRRQLIGYALEYYWIVRAAPGLIGPALGWAASPAERTLLQDFLKSELGHDRFLEASLKAVGLGDAEIEQHQPLPATFSLAAALGVHARQHPLSFKASLFLFEHAQPAFIDAFDARCVALGMPEAFYRPLRAHADLNDTYRHEDISRQLMALDTAIDPEACTVTKRNVSLMVETLVRQEHTILAYYADDSAPLPRIFH is encoded by the coding sequence ATGGACAGCTCGCTAGCAGCTCCCGCGATGCCGAAATTCCGCGGCATAGTCACCTCGCAGCTCACGGATAGCGACGCCGTGCTGAGCGCCGGCGGCCGGCAATGCGCGTTCCGCTTCGCGCCAGACGAGGCGACCGACGTCGCGCGCCTGATCGGCGACCTGCACGTGGGCGGCCTGACGCCCGAGGAACTGGCCACGCGCTCGCCCCGCATCGCCGACAAGATTCCACCGCTGCTCGCCGATTTCAACGTACTGCGCCTGCTGATCGAATCCGATCCGCGCCGCGCCGCGGTGGCGACGAACGGCGCGCAGCTCTACCGCGACATCCGCCGGATCGCAGACCGCACCGCCGCGCGCAGCGCGCGCTCGGCATTCCTGCGCGCGCCGGTCGAACAGCGCGCGACGCGCCGTCAGTTGATCGGCTATGCGCTCGAGTATTACTGGATCGTGCGCGCGGCGCCGGGGCTGATCGGCCCCGCGCTCGGCTGGGCCGCCAGTCCCGCTGAGCGCACGCTGCTGCAGGACTTCCTGAAATCGGAGCTCGGCCACGACCGGTTTCTCGAGGCGTCGCTGAAGGCCGTGGGGCTCGGCGATGCCGAGATCGAGCAGCACCAGCCGCTGCCCGCGACTTTCTCGCTCGCGGCCGCGCTCGGCGTGCACGCGCGCCAGCATCCGCTGTCGTTCAAGGCGAGCCTGTTTCTGTTCGAGCACGCGCAACCTGCATTCATCGACGCGTTCGACGCGCGCTGCGTCGCCCTCGGCATGCCGGAAGCGTTCTACCGGCCGCTTCGCGCACACGCGGACCTGAACGACACCTACCGGCACGAGGACATCTCGCGGCAGTTGATGGCGCTCGACACCGCGATCGACCCCGAAGCCTGCACGGTCACGAAACGCAACGTCTCGCTGATGGTCGAGACGCTGGTGCGCCAGGAACACACCATCCTCGCCTACTACGCAGACGACAGCGCGCCGCTGCCGCGCATCTTCCACTGA
- a CDS encoding IS5 family transposase encodes MTNARAYNQSLRKRGMISLYVPGGDLKAQLINAKIRTPGVSGREPTYTTAYIELIFTFYRLLGWGMRQITGYMEDYWETRGLDIPVPSASQLGERFASLEVSVTQRCEQLARRLARGGTISLMVDSTGLSFGRASQWYEEKYAQKAARTPWRKMHQSIDADMNVHAIRITTTEVLDSEGMDAVLPADVPMDRVIADGAYYSIERTEALSGAGVTPVIPPPAHAVVHGEERTRRHDQIVRYIEDKGIYAFHKKYGYGVRSLAEAQISRIKRCIGERLLTQELASQEGEGVIIANLLNRWNAFGKPVCVKNA; translated from the coding sequence GTGACGAACGCGCGGGCGTATAACCAGAGCCTGAGAAAGCGCGGCATGATCAGCCTGTATGTGCCGGGCGGCGATCTGAAGGCGCAGCTTATCAACGCAAAGATCCGTACGCCGGGCGTGTCGGGGCGTGAGCCGACCTACACCACGGCGTACATCGAGCTGATCTTTACCTTCTACCGGCTGTTGGGTTGGGGGATGCGGCAGATCACCGGCTATATGGAGGACTACTGGGAGACTCGCGGGCTGGACATCCCGGTGCCCAGCGCCAGTCAGCTGGGCGAACGGTTCGCTTCACTGGAGGTGAGCGTCACGCAGCGTTGCGAACAGTTGGCCCGGCGTCTCGCGCGCGGCGGGACGATCAGTCTCATGGTCGACAGCACGGGATTGAGCTTTGGGCGGGCGAGCCAGTGGTACGAGGAAAAGTACGCTCAGAAGGCCGCGCGCACGCCGTGGCGCAAGATGCATCAGTCGATCGACGCTGACATGAACGTACACGCGATCCGCATCACCACTACAGAAGTATTGGACAGCGAAGGAATGGACGCCGTGTTGCCCGCTGATGTGCCGATGGATCGGGTGATTGCCGATGGCGCGTACTACAGCATCGAGCGTACCGAAGCGCTTTCAGGCGCGGGCGTGACGCCCGTCATCCCACCGCCAGCTCACGCGGTCGTACACGGCGAGGAGAGAACCCGCCGGCATGACCAGATCGTCAGATACATCGAGGACAAAGGCATCTATGCATTTCACAAGAAATACGGCTACGGTGTGCGCTCGCTGGCCGAGGCACAGATCTCGCGCATCAAGCGCTGCATCGGCGAGCGCCTGCTGACGCAGGAGCTTGCGTCGCAGGAAGGCGAAGGCGTAATCATCGCCAACCTGCTGAACCGGTGGAACGCCTTCGGCAAACCGGTTTGCGTCAAAAATGCATAG
- a CDS encoding DUF3892 domain-containing protein, with amino-acid sequence MRIEVFCISKTNKESRHEAISHIGGKNADGSRWKISEKDAIKGIETGKWNFYVAGDGQTC; translated from the coding sequence ATGCGTATTGAGGTTTTCTGCATCAGCAAGACAAATAAGGAGAGTAGGCACGAGGCCATTTCGCATATCGGCGGAAAGAATGCCGACGGGAGTCGGTGGAAGATCAGCGAGAAAGACGCGATTAAGGGGATTGAGACGGGTAAGTGGAATTTCTATGTCGCCGGAGATGGCCAGACATGCTGA